The Candidatus Gracilibacteria bacterium genome has a window encoding:
- a CDS encoding hemolysin family protein, producing MDPLSIIIFGFLILLSAFFSGTEIALMTLSKHAIQSLVREKRFGAQSLEKIKGDTDKLLITILIGNNIVNTGAAALATVMSVSIAKEMNLPDEYGVFIATAVVTILLLLFGEITPKTLCSRYNTSISLAVAPIYVVLLKIFLPISFFINIIVKGVAKIFGGDSYTKRISYAEVEAFIDMSHEEGEVEADERRQIKNLLSLSDTTANSVMTPRVQVEFLDLDMTVDQACEIFMNSSHSRLPVCGETTDDVDYVITFREAFKLQREGHGKSYLEHLDLEKIMKVPLTQPLDDLFEKFQKSRRHIALVLDEHGGTAGVVTMEDVLEEIFGDIKDEKDKEEIYLRKMKNGKIEAVGTVLIDDILEEYDIASEDYGIPDKYIGEPISYVMMAETEELPHVDAEIRFSGNIGELVLKVLSVDDNVIGKVECERKNRDE from the coding sequence GTGGATCCTTTATCGATAATTATTTTTGGTTTTCTGATTCTTCTATCCGCTTTCTTTTCTGGAACAGAGATTGCACTTATGACACTGTCGAAACATGCTATCCAGTCTCTTGTTCGAGAAAAAAGATTCGGTGCCCAATCACTCGAAAAAATAAAATGAGATACAGATAAATTGTTAATCACGATTCTTATCGGAAATAATATTGTGAACACAGGTGCTGCAGCACTCGCTACAGTGATGAGTGTTTCGATCGCGAAAGAAATGAATCTTCCAGATGAATATGGTGTCTTTATCGCTACAGCTGTTGTGACTATTCTTCTTTTGCTTTTCGGAGAAATCACACCAAAAACACTCTGTTCCCGATATAATACTTCTATTAGTCTTGCGGTTGCTCCAATATATGTGGTTCTTTTGAAGATATTTCTCCCGATCTCATTCTTCATCAATATAATAGTAAAGTGAGTCGCCAAGATATTCGGAGGAGATTCCTATACAAAACGCATTAGTTATGCTGAAGTGGAAGCGTTTATCGATATGTCTCATGAAGAAGGTGAAGTGGAAGCGGATGAACGTCGTCAGATAAAAAATCTTCTTTCTCTTTCTGATACTACGGCGAATTCTGTGATGACTCCTCGTGTTCAGGTGGAATTTCTCGATCTGGATATGACGGTGGATCAGGCGTGTGAAATATTCATGAATTCTTCCCATTCTCGTTTGCCTGTTTGTGGTGAGACGACGGATGATGTGGATTATGTGATTACATTTCGAGAAGCATTCAAGCTCCAACGTGAATGACATGGGAAGAGCTATCTTGAGCATCTTGATCTGGAGAAAATCATGAAAGTTCCACTCACTCAACCACTCGATGATCTCTTCGAAAAATTCCAGAAATCTCGTCGTCATATTGCACTCGTGCTCGATGAACACGGAGGAACAGCGGGTGTTGTCACGATGGAAGATGTTCTCGAAGAAATTTTCGGTGATATCAAGGATGAGAAAGATAAAGAAGAAATCTATCTCAGAAAGATGAAGAATGGAAAAATCGAAGCAGTGGGAACAGTCCTTATCGATGATATTCTTGAAGAATATGATATTGCGTCGGAAGATTATGGAATTCCTGATAAATACATCGGCGAACCGATTTCTTATGTGATGATGGCAGAAACGGAAGAACTTCCTCATGTAGATGCAGAGATTCGGTTCTCAGGTAATATCGGCGAACTCGTGCTGAAGGTGCTCTCAGTAGATGATAATGTCATCGGAAAAGTCGAATGTGAAAGAAAAAATCGGGACGAATAA
- a CDS encoding DUF5665 domain-containing protein, protein MEKSVTEKTQIKKMSAKKEKSIEALSPSQIEQVEGLIDAIESAGIQEFIEYIRSPWKMLWPNFIAGVARGFGALVGATIVIALIGWILATIIDLPLIGKQLEPYVEKVQTEFNKYTEANNYRANFERMESTLESIDATLAEQNARELRSNNTK, encoded by the coding sequence ATGGAAAAATCTGTCACCGAAAAAACCCAGATAAAAAAAATGTCTGCGAAAAAAGAAAAATCTATCGAAGCTCTTTCTCCCTCCCAGATCGAGCAAGTGGAAGGACTCATTGATGCGATCGAATCGGCAGGAATTCAGGAATTCATAGAATATATTCGATCTCCATGGAAGATGCTCTGGCCCAACTTCATCGCTGGTGTGGCTCGCGGATTCGGCGCGCTCGTCGGTGCAACTATCGTGATTGCTCTTATCGGTTGGATTCTCGCGACGATTATCGATCTCCCACTCATCGGGAAACAACTGGAACCCTATGTCGAAAAAGTACAAACAGAATTCAATAAATATACCGAAGCGAACAATTATCGTGCGAATTTCGAACGTATGGAATCGACATTGGAATCTATCGACGCCACTTTGGCGGAACAGAATGCGAGAGAATTGAGAAGCAATAACACCAAATAA
- the fmt gene encoding methionyl-tRNA formyltransferase has protein sequence MRIGFFGTPYLAARVLEDLISHENIEVAFVVSNPDKPFGREQIMRPTPVKELALKENIPVFTPEKVRNNTEFLDVIRGYDCDYFVVVAYGKILPVELLAIPKKMCINVHGSILPKYRGASPIQSALLHGEKETGVTIMQMSEGMDEGDMIFVEKIQIAEDETSETLFQKFAEISGKTLIEAILNLESGILNLVPQDTSLATYCTKIEKEDGLIDWNQSATEIYHKWQAYTPWPGIYTMYEGKRLLLEKVSLLRHPEGNEGSRNTQEQLDSSAKPQNDETHGKVIKLETGEIGIVCGEGLLTLEQVKLEGKKSQNIRDFVNGNKNLLSYNFLSHE, from the coding sequence ATGCGTATCTGATTTTTCTGAACTCCGTATCTCGCGGCTCGTGTACTCGAAGACCTCATTTCCCACGAAAATATTGAGGTCGCTTTTGTGGTCAGCAATCCAGATAAGCCATTCGGACGAGAACAAATCATGAGACCAACACCCGTGAAGGAACTGGCACTGAAGGAAAATATTCCTGTTTTTACACCAGAAAAAGTCCGCAACAATACAGAATTTCTCGATGTGATTCGCGGATACGATTGTGATTATTTCGTCGTGGTTGCCTATGGGAAAATCCTTCCCGTAGAGCTTCTCGCAATCCCGAAGAAAATGTGTATCAACGTGCACGGCTCTATCCTCCCGAAATACCGTGGTGCTTCACCGATCCAGTCTGCTCTTCTCCATGGAGAAAAAGAAACGGGCGTGACCATCATGCAGATGAGCGAAGGGATGGATGAAGGCGATATGATTTTTGTCGAGAAAATACAGATAGCGGAAGATGAGACTTCTGAGACACTCTTTCAGAAATTCGCAGAAATCAGTGGAAAAACACTCATTGAAGCAATCTTGAATCTTGAATCTTGAATCTTGAATCTGGTTCCCCAAGATACCAGTCTCGCGACCTATTGTACCAAAATCGAGAAAGAAGATGGACTCATAGACTGGAATCAATCAGCGACAGAAATATACCACAAATGGCAAGCCTATACACCATGGCCAGGAATTTATACCATGTATGAAGGAAAGAGATTGTTATTGGAAAAAGTATCACTACTCCGTCATCCTGAGTGAAACGAAGGATCCAGGAATACACAGGAACAACTGGATTCTTCGGCAAAGCCTCAGAATGACGAAACTCATGGAAAAGTCATAAAACTCGAAACAGGGGAAATCGGAATTGTTTGTGGAGAATGACTCTTGACACTCGAACAAGTAAAATTAGAATGAAAAAAATCTCAGAATATTCGAGATTTTGTGAATGGGAACAAAAACCTCTTATCTTATAACTTTTTATCTCATGAGTAA
- a CDS encoding HIT family protein encodes MSTLFSKIIAGEIPSFKIYEDEFVYAFLDIFPQTPGHTLIVPKIEIDHFADVPEPYYSAIFLAAKKLSPAIQKATGCVRICTLFVGYEIPHCHYHLVPTNTLSDVNFTGKPQADMEELKTMQEKILSELNINHQ; translated from the coding sequence ATGTCCACCCTCTTCTCCAAAATCATCGCCTGAGAAATTCCATCTTTTAAGATTTATGAAGATGAGTTTGTCTATGCGTTTCTCGATATTTTCCCACAAACACCTGGGCATACACTGATTGTTCCGAAGATAGAAATTGATCACTTTGCAGATGTGCCAGAACCATACTATTCCGCAATATTTCTCGCCGCCAAGAAACTCTCTCCAGCAATTCAGAAAGCAACAGGATGTGTGAGAATATGTACACTTTTTGTGGGTTATGAGATTCCTCATTGTCATTATCATCTTGTTCCGACGAACACGCTTTCCGATGTGAACTTCACAGGAAAGCCTCAAGCAGACATGGAAGAGCTCAAGACAATGCAAGAGAAAATTCTTTCTGAACTCAATATCAATCATCAATAA
- a CDS encoding ABC transporter permease: MFTIALNTIRELVRNKFFSLILFLGVIFILISFTLETLALGEIRRILYDFGLSFIELTGLAVILFLGGGMIAREIEGRTIYLMLSKPIGRSQIILGKFLGFSVVMLLMVAFQTLVLIGMLMMRNIAIDPLMFAAILGIILKLFSLLALILFFSTFVSPMIAMFLTIATYIIGHSGYTMLDYAIHQGNTMMAYFGKAILTIFPNLEALNLKNYVATDAPIILSNWFLGYGVSVLYVITILCLSALIFSRRSFDNA, from the coding sequence ATGTTCACTATCGCTCTCAATACCATTCGCGAACTCGTGAGAAATAAATTTTTCTCGCTCATTCTTTTTCTTGGTGTGATTTTTATCCTCATCTCATTCACGCTCGAGACGCTCGCTCTCGGAGAGATTCGTCGGATTCTCTATGATTTTGGGCTTTCTTTTATCGAGTTGACTGGACTTGCGGTTATTCTTTTTCTCGGAGGAGGCATGATTGCTCGTGAGATCGAATGACGCACTATCTATCTCATGCTCTCGAAGCCTATCGGAAGATCACAGATTATTCTCGGGAAATTCCTCGGCTTCTCTGTCGTCATGCTCCTCATGGTCGCATTCCAGACATTAGTCCTCATCGGTATGCTCATGATGCGTAATATTGCGATCGATCCGCTCATGTTCGCGGCAATCCTTGGAATTATCCTGAAGTTGTTTTCTCTTCTCGCGCTCATTCTTTTTTTCTCGACTTTCGTATCACCAATGATTGCGATGTTTCTCACGATTGCGACCTATATTATCGGACATAGTGGCTACACGATGCTCGACTATGCGATTCATCAGGGAAATACGATGATGGCCTATTTTGGGAAAGCGATTCTCACAATATTCCCCAATCTTGAAGCCCTCAATCTGAAAAACTATGTAGCCACCGATGCACCAATCATTCTTTCGAATTGGTTTCTCGGATACGGTGTCAGTGTTCTGTATGTGATCACGATTCTCTGCTTGAGTGCTCTTATATTTTCTCGACGATCATTCGATAATGCCTAG